From one Ooceraea biroi isolate clonal line C1 chromosome 7, Obir_v5.4, whole genome shotgun sequence genomic stretch:
- the LOC113562256 gene encoding uncharacterized protein LOC113562256 translates to MAEELNTTKDMIHEILTKDLNKRKVCARFVPHALNEDQEIARVEHCKDLIKTARRNCTFLESIVTGDETWCFKTVAVREFLAKKQVCVLQHPPYSPDLSPCDYFLFPKLKLAMKGTFYDSVTQVQEAVTRVIEAIPKTDIKKSMLVLVERA, encoded by the exons ATGGCGGAGGAATTGAATACGACCAAAGACATGATTCACGAAATTTTGACAAAGGATTTAAACAAACGGAAAGTCTGTGCTCGATTTGTTCCTCACGCCTTAAATGAGGATCAAGAAATTGCTCGCGTTGAACATTGCAAGGACCTTATTAAAACAGCCAGACGGAACTGCACATTCCTGGAATCGATTGTAACTGGTGATGAGACTTGGTGCTTCAA GACCGTCGCTGTTCGTGAATTTTTAGCGAAAAAACAAGTCTGTGTGCTTCAACATCCTCCGTATTCGCCTGATTTATCTCCGTGTGACTATTTCCTGTTCCCAAAACTCAAACTGGCCATGAAAGGAACGTTTTATGACAGTGTTACACAAGTCCAAGAAGCCGTGACGAGGGTCATTGAGGCGATTCCGAAAAccgacataaaaaaatctatGCTAGTATTGGTTGAACGTGCCTAG